A portion of the Bacteroides faecium genome contains these proteins:
- a CDS encoding SusC/RagA family TonB-linked outer membrane protein, whose amino-acid sequence MLFSLTVGTQAFAQADKKISINVQNTLVRVVLNQLQRETNLHFVYEETTIHPGQTVTLSYQNASLPKVLQDFCKQTSLRYEIKRNLILLYPEKEATGGDKKYAPVNISGTVVDENGDGLVGVSVFVPKSNNGTITDANGHFSIKAAPGEVLTFTFVGMADQMIKVTPTTKAISVKLLPATSALSEVVVTGYQTLSKERVTGAFGLISSSKLETKLQPDLKSLLEGQAAGIVIDKKGNIEIRGVSTFNAEKTPLLVVDGYPIEGKLEDLNPDNIQNITVLKDGVAASIYGSRAANGVIVITTKRGQKGKAVVSYKGSFNVTLKPDLSKLNRASSSDYIDAEIDLFNQSPDSYDPLDEGNMSRVSYLLMQAHNNKITQSEAMAEINQLRQVNGLKQIEKYMFRNQLSHQHNVAISGGENNYMYNVAANYNYKRGSFINTNEDRLILDFNNQWKPYKFLTIDLGANILYNRTNEPNTTYSALTGYSSGSDLQPYTAIVDENGKPCNVWGLSQYKVKTYQNTPGMKDWTYNPIEDVYKDAISTTNFSTRISGKLRLDIMKGLNIEVGGVWQRGNYQYKQLRQADSYAVRIAYNDATSKTNTVNHYLPDGAVINEKRNVSEDWTVRTQINYNRSFLNDKHRVTILAGNEVRRSTYDYNTMATRAGYNEVAGSFIPMNLKDFVGNVNYADMLFGSPWSPPLYKTFTNGEYTYRDNRFVSWYGNGSYEYNNKFIVSGSVRMDLTNFFGTDPKYRHKPLWSVGGTYKLANEEFFDVPWINRLNIRASYGINGNIALDEGPFLILEAGDYNQTTGGVSYKVASPPNNQLRWEKTKTTNIGLDLSFLDSRLNFSFDYYTKNSSDLLAKDAIDPTTGFASLTKNVGRIVNNGIEITVDADAIVTRNFKWNINYNFAYNHNKVKEYNVTRSYASSYTPSTGSVTVAGYPANSIWGYKFAGLNEEGATMIYNSKGDKILIGDAEIEDVYCQGSLRPKFDMSMTQSFSYKNWDLSFMLIAKLGHKYRKDAFSGSNYSNRHVGERWQKPGDEKTAIYPVLKSWNMDLFDFPYLDILVGNASYMKLRDVTLAYTFDRSLISKIHLNNARVYFQMRNLFRITAKGVDIDPEIAEVNETGYSGPTYDQGYTSLPLRPEFYIGLSFSF is encoded by the coding sequence ATGCTCTTCTCTTTAACAGTTGGCACACAAGCGTTTGCCCAAGCCGACAAGAAGATTAGCATAAATGTTCAAAACACTCTGGTCAGGGTAGTGCTGAATCAATTGCAAAGGGAAACGAATTTGCATTTTGTGTACGAAGAAACGACCATTCATCCGGGACAGACAGTGACATTGAGTTATCAAAACGCCTCTTTGCCAAAAGTTCTTCAGGATTTCTGCAAACAGACTTCGTTGCGTTACGAGATTAAAAGGAATCTGATTCTTCTTTATCCGGAAAAAGAAGCGACAGGCGGTGACAAGAAATACGCTCCTGTAAATATTTCGGGCACTGTCGTAGACGAAAACGGGGACGGGCTGGTAGGTGTAAGCGTCTTTGTCCCGAAGAGCAACAACGGTACCATCACGGATGCCAACGGACACTTTTCAATCAAAGCCGCACCGGGCGAAGTACTGACTTTTACTTTTGTAGGCATGGCAGACCAAATGATAAAGGTCACTCCCACCACCAAAGCTATAAGCGTGAAGTTATTGCCTGCCACTTCAGCATTGAGCGAAGTGGTAGTGACCGGTTATCAGACCTTATCCAAAGAAAGGGTGACAGGGGCATTCGGGCTTATTTCTTCCAGCAAACTGGAAACCAAACTGCAACCCGACTTGAAATCTTTACTGGAAGGACAGGCTGCCGGTATCGTGATAGACAAGAAAGGAAATATTGAAATCCGGGGCGTTTCTACTTTCAATGCCGAGAAAACCCCGCTACTTGTAGTCGACGGCTATCCTATCGAAGGAAAACTGGAAGACTTGAACCCTGACAATATCCAGAATATCACGGTGCTCAAGGATGGTGTAGCCGCCTCTATCTACGGTTCGCGGGCAGCCAACGGGGTTATCGTCATCACAACGAAGCGCGGCCAGAAAGGAAAGGCGGTAGTCTCTTACAAAGGCTCATTCAACGTCACGCTAAAACCTGATTTAAGCAAATTGAACAGGGCATCTTCGTCGGATTATATTGATGCCGAGATTGACTTGTTCAATCAGTCACCGGACAGTTACGACCCTCTGGATGAGGGTAATATGAGCAGAGTGAGTTATCTGTTGATGCAGGCACATAATAATAAGATAACACAGAGCGAAGCGATGGCGGAAATAAACCAACTTCGCCAGGTAAACGGCTTGAAACAGATTGAGAAGTACATGTTCCGCAACCAGTTGAGCCACCAGCACAATGTAGCCATTTCCGGTGGTGAAAATAACTATATGTACAATGTAGCAGCCAATTATAATTACAAAAGGGGCAGCTTCATCAATACGAATGAGGACAGGCTGATTCTGGACTTCAACAACCAATGGAAACCTTATAAGTTCTTAACCATAGACTTAGGGGCAAATATCTTATACAACCGTACCAATGAGCCCAATACGACCTATTCGGCCCTGACCGGATATAGCAGCGGCTCCGATTTGCAGCCTTATACTGCCATTGTGGACGAAAACGGGAAGCCATGTAATGTATGGGGACTCAGCCAATATAAAGTGAAAACTTACCAGAATACGCCCGGCATGAAAGACTGGACGTATAATCCGATCGAGGATGTTTATAAAGACGCAATAAGCACTACGAACTTCAGCACAAGAATCAGCGGCAAACTGCGTCTGGATATTATGAAAGGGCTGAATATCGAGGTCGGCGGAGTGTGGCAAAGGGGCAATTACCAATACAAACAACTGCGCCAGGCGGATTCTTACGCTGTACGCATCGCCTATAACGACGCGACATCCAAGACAAATACCGTAAACCATTATTTGCCCGACGGTGCTGTTATCAACGAAAAAAGAAATGTAAGCGAGGATTGGACAGTGCGTACCCAAATCAATTACAACCGTTCATTCCTGAATGATAAACACCGCGTCACAATCCTTGCCGGTAACGAAGTGCGCCGTTCTACGTATGATTATAACACCATGGCAACCCGTGCGGGATATAATGAAGTAGCCGGCTCGTTTATCCCAATGAATTTAAAAGATTTTGTCGGCAATGTAAACTATGCGGATATGTTGTTCGGCTCTCCATGGAGTCCCCCGTTATATAAGACATTTACAAACGGGGAATACACTTATCGCGACAACCGTTTCGTGTCCTGGTATGGCAACGGCTCTTATGAGTACAACAATAAGTTTATCGTAAGCGGCAGTGTACGTATGGATTTAACCAATTTCTTCGGCACAGACCCTAAATATCGCCACAAACCGCTTTGGTCTGTGGGTGGAACATATAAGCTCGCCAATGAAGAGTTTTTCGATGTACCGTGGATTAACAGGCTGAATATCCGTGCGTCTTACGGTATAAACGGTAACATCGCTTTGGATGAAGGCCCGTTCCTAATTCTGGAAGCGGGAGATTACAATCAGACGACCGGCGGCGTATCCTACAAAGTGGCTTCTCCGCCCAACAACCAGCTAAGATGGGAAAAGACAAAGACTACTAACATCGGTCTGGACCTCTCTTTCCTGGACAGCCGCTTGAACTTTAGTTTTGATTATTACACCAAAAACAGTTCCGACCTGCTGGCGAAAGACGCGATAGACCCCACTACGGGCTTTGCTTCTCTGACAAAGAATGTAGGCAGGATTGTCAATAACGGTATAGAAATAACGGTAGATGCCGACGCTATTGTGACGCGTAATTTCAAATGGAATATCAATTACAATTTCGCATACAACCACAACAAAGTGAAAGAATATAACGTAACCCGTAGTTACGCAAGCAGTTACACACCGAGCACAGGTTCTGTCACAGTTGCCGGATACCCTGCCAATTCTATCTGGGGATATAAATTCGCAGGTTTGAATGAGGAAGGTGCTACTATGATTTATAACTCAAAAGGAGACAAAATCTTGATTGGTGATGCCGAGATAGAAGATGTTTATTGTCAGGGAAGCTTACGTCCCAAATTCGATATGTCCATGACTCAGAGTTTTAGTTATAAGAACTGGGATTTATCATTTATGCTAATCGCCAAATTAGGTCATAAATACCGCAAGGATGCCTTTAGCGGCTCCAACTATTCCAACCGTCATGTAGGCGAAAGATGGCAAAAGCCGGGAGACGAAAAGACGGCGATTTATCCGGTACTGAAAAGCTGGAATATGGATTTATTCGATTTCCCGTATTTGGATATATTGGTTGGGAACGCCAGTTATATGAAATTGCGGGATGTCACGCTGGCTTACACTTTTGACCGATCACTCATCAGCAAAATTCATCTGAATAATGCAAGAGTCTATTTCCAGATGCGCAATTTATTCAGGATTACCGCCAAAGGAGTCGACATAGACCCTGAAATCGCAGAAGTCAATGAAACCGGTTATTCCGGCCCTACTTACGACCAGGGATATACCTCGTTGCCTTTACGCCCTGAGTTTTATATCGGTTTGTCATTCTCATTTTAA
- a CDS encoding HU family DNA-binding protein, translated as MSIVFDWYENPNASSEEEEAALHPRIFMNGKVDTETLCYRIHDYSSLTVGDVKNVLDNLSKILGESLSEGKEVHIEGIGYFFPTLAATGKVTRSTPHKTNKVTFKTVRFRPDTNLKGHFVGVRASQSKYVRHSEKVSEVEIDMLLKEYFAGHKMMTRRDFQEICGLARTTAKAHLVRLRGEGKLVNIGLRNQPMYVPAPGYYGVSRDAEHPSR; from the coding sequence ATGTCTATTGTATTTGATTGGTATGAAAATCCTAATGCATCTTCGGAAGAAGAAGAGGCAGCGTTGCATCCGCGTATCTTTATGAATGGTAAGGTGGATACGGAAACACTTTGTTACAGGATTCATGATTACAGTTCGTTGACTGTGGGCGATGTGAAGAATGTGCTCGACAACCTGTCGAAGATTCTCGGCGAGTCGTTGAGTGAGGGGAAAGAAGTGCATATCGAGGGAATCGGTTATTTTTTCCCCACTTTGGCGGCTACGGGGAAAGTGACCCGCAGTACTCCGCACAAGACCAATAAGGTAACTTTTAAAACAGTCCGTTTCCGTCCTGACACTAATCTGAAAGGACATTTTGTTGGCGTCCGTGCCAGTCAGTCCAAGTACGTCCGCCATTCGGAGAAAGTTTCGGAAGTGGAGATTGATATGCTGTTGAAAGAATATTTTGCCGGACATAAGATGATGACCCGTCGTGATTTTCAAGAGATATGCGGCTTGGCCCGTACGACGGCAAAAGCGCATTTGGTCCGTCTGCGTGGAGAAGGAAAGCTGGTGAATATCGGCTTGCGTAACCAGCCGATGTATGTGCCTGCTCCCGGTTATTATGGGGTGTCGAGAGATGCGGAGCATCCTTCACGGTGA
- a CDS encoding FecR family protein, which translates to MNKFENVYQDAALMRKVLLGEANEVEQQDLEKRLAECPDLQKVYGQLQNGETLRVAFGEYQNYSSKKAYQSFLQKIGRMEPETQKRRSLRVWWYAAAAVVTLVVALSFYMSNYISPEEVGKALIQPGTQQAQLTLPDGSVIDVHKKEVSVIVDGVQVKYKKGVLSYQPAVATQHEEKNVEEQPAKSNELVIPRGGENTVILADGTTVHLNAGSKLTYPVRFAGKRRIVRLEGEAYFDVVADEEHPFVVQTHLGDVTVLGTAFNVNAYADAVVCYTTLVRGKVKFSAPNAETITLSPGEQAVVFANSSTKRVVNLEEYVGWVDGMYIFNDRPLGDIMKTFERWYDIQVYYETPNLRDITYSGSLKRYGTINSFLDALELTGDLTYKISGRSILIYDKADEQE; encoded by the coding sequence ATGAATAAGTTCGAAAATGTATATCAAGATGCCGCTTTGATGAGAAAGGTTCTTTTGGGAGAAGCTAATGAAGTGGAGCAACAGGACCTTGAAAAACGGCTGGCGGAATGTCCGGACTTACAAAAAGTATATGGGCAACTTCAGAACGGGGAGACATTGAGAGTCGCCTTTGGAGAATATCAGAATTATTCGTCGAAGAAAGCCTATCAATCTTTTCTTCAGAAAATCGGGCGGATGGAGCCGGAGACGCAGAAGCGTCGTTCTCTCCGGGTTTGGTGGTACGCTGCTGCGGCTGTCGTTACTTTAGTCGTCGCCCTTTCTTTCTACATGTCGAATTATATCTCACCGGAAGAAGTGGGAAAAGCCCTGATTCAGCCGGGAACCCAACAGGCACAACTGACTTTGCCCGATGGCAGCGTGATTGATGTGCATAAAAAAGAAGTAAGCGTAATAGTGGACGGTGTTCAAGTAAAATATAAGAAAGGGGTGCTGTCTTATCAACCTGCCGTTGCAACACAACACGAGGAAAAAAACGTCGAAGAGCAACCAGCTAAATCAAATGAACTGGTTATACCGCGTGGGGGTGAAAACACCGTAATCCTCGCAGATGGAACTACGGTTCATTTGAATGCCGGTTCCAAATTGACTTATCCGGTACGTTTTGCCGGTAAACGCAGAATTGTACGTTTGGAAGGTGAAGCCTATTTTGATGTTGTGGCGGATGAAGAGCATCCGTTTGTTGTGCAGACGCATCTTGGGGACGTAACCGTACTGGGTACTGCATTCAATGTAAATGCTTATGCCGATGCGGTTGTTTGCTACACGACTTTGGTACGTGGTAAAGTGAAATTCTCCGCACCGAATGCGGAAACGATTACTCTTTCACCGGGAGAGCAGGCTGTCGTATTTGCCAATAGTTCGACAAAACGTGTGGTGAACTTGGAAGAATATGTTGGTTGGGTAGATGGCATGTACATTTTTAATGACCGTCCCTTGGGAGATATAATGAAAACATTCGAACGCTGGTACGACATACAGGTTTATTATGAAACCCCGAACTTGCGCGACATTACTTATAGTGGCAGCTTGAAACGCTACGGAACGATAAATTCCTTCCTGGATGCACTGGAATTGACAGGGGATCTGACTTACAAAATCAGTGGGCGGAGTATATTGATATATGACAAAGCGGATGAACAGGAATGA
- a CDS encoding VapE domain-containing protein: MKTLEYNSKRLAKRIRVLMKEVSNGTVSANVSKNKPPIQDIHEQEIHNRQEVHKQPVLLTQQVIDFLKVRYDFRYNLLTEETEFRPSGQRDISFCRIDKRELNTFCLEAHKEGINCWDKDLQRYIYSTQVESYHPFRLYMNELPAWDGTERLKPLAKRVSDAPLWIKSFHTWMLGLAAQWLGTNQVQANSVAPILISEEQGRHKSTFCRMLMPPQLARYYSDNLKLTAQGNPERLLAEMGLLNMDEFDKYGAQKMPLLKNLMQMSNLNICKAYQKNFRPLPRIASFIGTSNRTDLLYDPTGSRRFMCVEVEHDIDCIGIEHAQIYAQLKAELLAGARHWFSKEEERALQCHNMAYYHVNPIEDIVRNTYTPATYGEPDCLSLSSAIIHQELAKKFPAALRNCTPIQLAQILTAAGIGRQHTRLGNVYLVKKVKSCEG; encoded by the coding sequence ATGAAGACATTAGAATATAACTCAAAACGTTTGGCGAAAAGAATACGGGTATTGATGAAAGAAGTATCAAACGGCACCGTTTCGGCGAACGTCTCAAAGAACAAACCGCCAATTCAAGATATACATGAGCAGGAAATACATAATAGGCAAGAAGTACATAAACAGCCCGTCCTTCTGACGCAACAAGTGATTGACTTTTTGAAAGTGCGGTATGACTTCCGCTACAACTTGCTTACCGAAGAAACCGAATTCCGTCCATCCGGTCAACGGGATATCTCTTTCTGTCGTATAGACAAGCGGGAACTGAACACTTTCTGTCTGGAAGCTCACAAAGAGGGTATCAACTGTTGGGATAAAGACCTTCAAAGATATATCTACTCCACCCAAGTGGAAAGTTACCATCCTTTCCGGCTCTACATGAACGAACTGCCCGCATGGGACGGAACAGAGCGGTTGAAGCCTTTAGCGAAGCGAGTATCCGACGCTCCGTTATGGATAAAAAGTTTCCACACTTGGATGCTCGGACTTGCCGCCCAATGGTTGGGAACGAATCAAGTACAGGCCAACAGCGTAGCCCCGATACTTATCAGCGAAGAGCAAGGGCGGCATAAATCCACTTTCTGCCGCATGCTGATGCCGCCGCAACTGGCCCGTTATTACTCAGATAATCTGAAGCTAACTGCGCAAGGCAATCCCGAACGTCTTTTGGCCGAAATGGGGTTGCTCAACATGGACGAATTTGATAAATACGGAGCGCAAAAGATGCCGTTATTGAAAAACTTGATGCAAATGTCGAACCTCAATATTTGCAAAGCCTACCAGAAGAATTTTCGGCCGCTTCCTCGCATTGCCTCTTTCATCGGAACCAGTAATCGTACGGATCTGCTTTACGACCCTACAGGCAGCCGTAGATTCATGTGCGTTGAAGTAGAGCATGATATTGACTGTATCGGAATAGAGCATGCACAAATTTATGCTCAACTGAAAGCGGAACTGCTCGCCGGCGCCCGCCACTGGTTTAGTAAAGAAGAGGAACGTGCTTTGCAATGCCACAACATGGCGTACTATCACGTCAACCCTATAGAAGACATTGTGCGCAATACATACACACCTGCTACGTATGGCGAACCGGATTGCTTGTCGCTCTCTTCGGCCATCATTCATCAGGAACTGGCAAAGAAGTTTCCGGCTGCACTGCGTAACTGTACCCCCATCCAATTGGCACAGATACTAACCGCAGCAGGTATCGGCAGGCAGCATACAAGGTTGGGGAATGTGTATTTGGTGAAGAAGGTGAAGAGTTGTGAAGGCTAG
- a CDS encoding sigma-70 family RNA polymerase sigma factor yields MNRFQEKQKYYDEKDKLILKLYRTNPQSAFKLMFDTYYMPLCLYAVQLTDSFVMAEDIVQDFFISFWEKKTYLNIAVKLRSYLFYSIRNNSYLSLRKNNLVSMEELFDTEIDITESITDEEELREREKKIMEELEKLPKQELSAVQAVILENKKYKEAAEELNISVNTLKTHLSRALKRLRKDNNLILLWL; encoded by the coding sequence ATGAACAGATTTCAAGAGAAACAAAAATATTACGACGAAAAAGACAAGCTCATATTGAAACTGTATCGCACCAATCCCCAAAGTGCGTTCAAATTGATGTTTGATACCTATTACATGCCTCTTTGCCTTTATGCCGTGCAGTTGACAGACTCTTTTGTCATGGCGGAAGATATCGTACAAGACTTTTTCATCTCCTTTTGGGAGAAAAAAACGTACCTGAATATTGCTGTCAAGTTGCGTAGCTACCTCTTTTATTCCATACGAAACAACTCTTACTTATCGTTAAGGAAGAACAACCTCGTCTCAATGGAAGAACTTTTCGATACGGAAATAGATATTACCGAATCCATCACCGATGAGGAAGAACTGAGAGAAAGGGAAAAGAAAATTATGGAAGAACTGGAAAAGCTGCCTAAACAAGAACTCTCCGCCGTGCAAGCCGTCATCCTCGAAAATAAAAAATACAAGGAAGCCGCCGAAGAACTGAATATATCCGTAAATACCTTGAAAACGCATCTCTCACGTGCTTTGAAGCGCCTGCGCAAGGATAATAACCTAATACTTTTATGGCTATAA
- a CDS encoding RNA polymerase sigma-70 factor yields the protein MDDKIDTIVAGVNRKDERMWGDFYDRFYAALCVYVSKILPVPDAVEDLVQEVFISVWEGKRTFSDIKELANYLYRACYNNTLLYIRNNQIHDTILSSLAEEEGVEDEDMIYALTVKEEIIRQLYCHIEELPAEQRRIILMRIEGHTWEEIAERLEISINTVKTQKTRSYKFLRERLGDSMNSIILCLFL from the coding sequence ATGGACGATAAAATTGACACTATAGTAGCAGGAGTCAACCGAAAGGATGAGAGGATGTGGGGCGATTTCTACGATCGTTTTTATGCTGCTCTATGTGTTTATGTCTCCAAGATATTGCCGGTTCCCGATGCGGTGGAAGATTTGGTACAGGAAGTCTTTATTTCTGTATGGGAGGGCAAGCGAACCTTTTCCGATATTAAAGAGCTTGCCAATTATCTTTATCGTGCCTGCTATAATAACACCTTATTATATATACGCAATAATCAAATCCATGATACCATTTTGAGTTCTTTAGCCGAAGAAGAAGGTGTAGAGGACGAAGATATGATTTATGCATTGACGGTAAAAGAGGAAATTATCCGCCAACTGTATTGTCATATTGAAGAGCTTCCTGCCGAACAACGCCGGATTATCCTAATGAGAATCGAGGGACATACGTGGGAAGAGATAGCGGAACGCCTGGAGATAAGCATTAATACCGTTAAAACTCAAAAGACCCGCAGCTATAAATTTCTCCGCGAAAGGTTGGGAGATTCCATGAATTCCATAATTCTTTGCTTATTTCTCTAA
- a CDS encoding FecR family protein: protein MKKPHEQFDNLSEHKKAAKTWFEHHRIRRCLDFIEQYDAAQAWKRLQRKKSRRQIRRVTYTSVAVAASFLLIFTLAYTSLSYNFLNKETVLSATTDSFPEMGSRKATLILDDGKEIDLGTKEGNIESTEGTIAVSKPNEALVYQDTKKETPKTLKYNTLTVPRGGEYLLVLADGTKVWLNSESSLRYPVSFADKREVTLTGEAYFEVAKDSKHPFIVSISDNKVEVLGTKFNVSAYPENKIYTTLAEGKVKIYNQETSVTLLPNQQAAMHGTGDIKVENVDASLFTSWSQGMYEFRKTELGDIAAQLSRWYNVDIRFNDEKLKHKRFAGVIFRNNELSFAIEVIEKVSNVKFIRENNQIYITE, encoded by the coding sequence ATGAAAAAACCTCATGAGCAGTTCGATAACCTGAGCGAACATAAGAAAGCGGCAAAGACATGGTTTGAACATCATAGAATCAGACGTTGCCTCGATTTCATCGAGCAGTATGATGCCGCACAGGCATGGAAACGCCTTCAGAGAAAGAAAAGCCGGAGACAAATACGCCGTGTGACCTACACATCGGTTGCTGTCGCAGCATCTTTCCTGCTTATTTTCACGCTGGCTTACACTTCTTTATCTTATAATTTCCTGAATAAAGAAACAGTCCTTTCCGCCACAACCGATTCTTTTCCGGAGATGGGCAGCAGAAAGGCTACTCTAATCCTTGATGATGGAAAAGAAATAGATTTAGGTACAAAAGAAGGAAATATAGAGAGCACGGAAGGCACAATTGCCGTCAGCAAGCCCAATGAAGCACTTGTTTACCAAGACACGAAAAAGGAGACGCCCAAGACTCTCAAATATAATACGCTAACCGTTCCCCGTGGCGGCGAGTACCTGCTGGTTCTGGCAGACGGGACAAAGGTGTGGTTAAATTCTGAAAGCAGCCTGCGTTATCCGGTCAGTTTCGCAGACAAACGTGAAGTTACTTTGACAGGTGAAGCCTATTTTGAAGTTGCCAAAGACAGCAAACATCCTTTCATAGTCAGCATATCCGACAATAAAGTAGAGGTACTGGGCACGAAGTTTAATGTCTCAGCATATCCGGAAAATAAAATCTATACGACGCTAGCAGAAGGGAAAGTAAAGATATATAATCAGGAAACTTCGGTCACCCTACTCCCGAACCAACAAGCGGCAATGCACGGGACAGGGGATATCAAGGTAGAAAATGTGGATGCAAGCCTCTTCACATCGTGGTCGCAAGGAATGTATGAGTTCCGCAAGACAGAGCTTGGAGACATCGCCGCGCAACTTTCACGCTGGTACAACGTGGACATCCGCTTCAATGATGAAAAGCTGAAACACAAACGCTTTGCCGGAGTTATATTCCGCAACAACGAACTAAGTTTCGCCATCGAAGTAATCGAGAAAGTGTCGAACGTGAAATTTATCAGAGAAAACAATCAAATATATATAACAGAATAG